The sequence TCCTCGTGCCGGTCACGCGGTCGCTGCTGGCCGAGCCCGGCGTCTCGGTCCAAGCCGTGCTCACCGGGCTGCTGATCTACTCGTACGCGCTGTGCTACGCGGTTCTCCCGTTCTTCTTCCAGCGGGAGCGGCCGGTGAAGCTGGCCTTCGGGATCACGATGAACGTCCTGGGGGTCGCGACGCTGGCGACGACCAGCGCGAGCGCTTTCGTCCTGCTCTACGGCACGGCGGTGCTGGTGTTCCTGCTCCCGGCCGCCTGGTCGGTGCTCCTGGACGTCGGCGCGCTGGCCGCCGGCGCCGTCGTGCTCCTGCTCGAGAGCCGGTTCCTGGCCGACTACGGCGACCTCATCACGGTCGGCTCGGTGACGCTGGCGATGTTCTTCATGGCCAACCTCGTCCGCGCGGTGCGGCGGCTGGAGCGGGCCAACGAGGAGATCGCCACGCTCGCGGTGGCGAACGAGCGCCAGCGCGTCGCCCGCGACCTGCACGACCTGCTCGGGCACAGCCTCACCACGATCACCGTCAAGGCGGGGCTGGCCCGGCGGGTGCTGGAGAGCTCCGGGGACATCCCGCGCACGGTCGAAGAGATCCGCGAGATCGAAAGCCTGACCCGCAGTGCGCTCTCCGACGTCCGCGCGACGGTTTCGGAATACCGCGAAGTGTCGCTCTCGGCGGAGCTCGTCGGCGCGCGGGCGGCGCTGCGGGCCGCGGAGATCGACGCCGACCTGCCGCACGCCGTCGACAACGTCCGGCCGGAGCTGCAGAACACCTTCGGGTACGTGCTGCGCGAAGCCGTCACGAACGTGCTGCGGCATTCCGGTGCCAAGCACGTGAAGGTGCGGCTGGGCGACACCTGGCTGGAGATCGAGGACGACGGGCGGGCCACTGACGTCGTCGCGGGCAACGGCCTGCGCGGGCTTTCCGAACGGCTCGCCGCCGTGGGGGGCGCGTTGCGGACGTCCGTCCGGCCCGGGGGAGGATTGCTGGTGCGGGCGGAAGTCCCGCAGCCCGAACCGCGCGCGGCCGCCCCGGCCGTGCGCGCCGAACCCGCGGGAGGACTCGCTTGATCCGGGTGCTGCTGGCCGACGACCAGGCCATGGTGCGCGGGGCGCTGGCCACCGTGCTCGGGCTCGAAAGCGACATCGAGGTGGTCGGGCAGGTCGGCTCGGGCGACGAGGTCGTCGCCGCCGCGCGCGAAGCGAAGCCCGACGTCGCACTGCTGGATGTCCAGATGCCGGGCAAGGACGGCCTCGAAGCGGCGGCCGACCTGCGGGCCGCGCTGCCGTCGTGCCGGGTGATCATCTGCACGACGTTCGGCAGGCCCGGCTACCTGGCCCGGGCGATGGCGGCCGGCGCGGCCGGCTTCGTCGTCAAGGACGCCCCGCCCGAGCAGCTCGTCGAAGCCGTCCGTCGAGTCCACAGTGGACTCCGGGTGGTGGACCCGGCGCTGGCCGCGGAATCCCTCGCCACCGGCGCCAGCCCGCTCACCGGGCGGGAGCTGGACGTGCTGCGGGAGGCCAAGGACGGCGCCACGGTGGCCGACGTGGCGCGCGCCCTGCACCTGTCGGAGGGCACCGTGCGCAACCACCTGTCCGCCGCGATCGGCAAGACCGGCGCCCGGACCCGGGCCGAGGCCGTCCGCGTCGCCGAGGAGCGCGGCTGGCTCTGAGCGGGCCGCGGCGTTCTGACAAGATGGGGCGGGTGGGTACCGCTGAACGCACCAAACCGTCGCTCGCGAACTGGGCGCGCCGGATCGCGCTGGGCGTGGTCCTCGTGGTGGTGGCGCTCGTCGGCGGTACGGCGTTCCGGGTGTGGCAGGTCGCCCGCCAAAACGACCGGACGCCCGCCGACGTCATCGTGGTGCTGGGCGCGGCGCAGTACAACGGCAGGCCGTCGGACATCTACGCGGCCCGGCTGGTCAAGGCCAAGCAGCTCTACGACGCGGGCGTCGCGAAGACGATCGTCACCGCGGGCGGCAAGAAGGCCGAGGACAACTTCACCGAGGCGCGGGCCGGCCAGCTGTGGCTGACCCGGCACGGCGTCCCGGCGTCGGCGACCCTGGCCGTCGGCGAGGGCAGTGACACGCTGCGGAGCCTGCGCGCGGTCGCCCAGCAGGTCGAAGCCCGCGACTGGCACACGGCGGTGCTCGTCAGCGACCCGTGGCACTCCTTCCGCGCCCGGACGATGGCCGGCGACCTGGGCCTGGACGCCTGGACCGCGCCGACGCACAGCGGGCCGATCGTGCAGGAGCGCGTCACCCAGGTGCGCTACATCGTCCGCGAAACCGGTGCGCTGCTGTACTACCGGCTGACCAAGACCCCGGCCGACGACCTGTTCGCCACCTTCCTGGGCTGAGCTTTTTGTCGGTGCTCCCGCCTAAGCTGACCGGGTGGGTTACACCGAACACGACACCGCGCGCCTGCTCCCGGAGCCGGCGAAGGCCGCGGCGCTGCCCGGCGCACGGGCGGACGGGCGCAGCGCGTTCTCCCGCGACCGGGCGCGAGTGCTGCATTCGGCCGCGCTGCGGCGGCTCGCCGGCAAGACCCAGGTGGTCGGGCCGGGGGAGGGCGCCGAGGTCACCGGCGTCCCGCGCACGCGGCTGACGCACTCCCTGGAAGTCGCGCAGATCGGCCGCGGCATCGCCGAGGAGCTGGGCGCGGACCCGGACCTGGTGGACACCGCGGGGCTGGCGCACGACATCGGCCACCCGCCGTTCGGCCACAACGGCGAGCGCGCGCTCGACCAGGTCGCGGCGGCGTGCGGCGGCTTCGAGGGCAACGCGCAGACGATCCGCATCCTCACCCGCCTGGAGCCCAAGCTCCTCGGCCCCGACGGCGCCCCGGCGGGCCTCAACCTGACCCGCGCGTGCCTGGACGCGACGACGAAGTACCCGTGGCCCCGCAAGCCCGGCACGGCGAAGTACGGCGTGTACCCGGACGACACCGCGGTGTTCGCGTGGTTCCGCGAGGGCGCGCCCGAGGAGCGCACCTGCCTGGAGGCCCAGATCATGGACTGGGCGGACGACGTGGCGTACTCGGTCCACGACGTCGAGGACGGCGTGCTGGCCGGCCGCATCAAGCTGCGCGTGCTGGCCCACCCGGACGAGCGCGCGGCGGTCGCCGAGGCCGCCGCCAAGCACTTCTCGTCGCAGTCGGTGTCCACATTGGAGAACGCGGCGACGGAGCTGCTGGCGTTGCCCGCGGTGGCCGCGCTGGCCGAGGCGGAACCGGACGGCTCGCCGGGCGCCCAGGTCGCGCTGAAGCGCCTGACGAGCGAACTGGTCGGCCGCTTCACGACAGCGGCGGTCACGGGCACCCGCGCGGCGTTCGGCACGAGCCCCCTGAGCCGCTACCGCGCCCGCCTGGCGGTCCCGGAACAGGTGGCGGCGGAGGTGGCGCTGCTGAAGGCACTGGCCCTGCGCTACGTGATGAGCGACCGCCGCCGGCTGGCGATGCAGGAGGGCCAGCGCGAGCTGCTGGCGGAGCTGGTGCACGCGCTGGCCCGCCGGGCACCGGAGTCGCTGGACCCGCTGTTCGTCCCTGCTTGGAACGCGGCGAAGGACGACGCCGGGTTGCTGAGGGTGGTGATCGACCAGGTCGCTTCGCTGACGGACGCGCAGGCTCACGTGTGGTACTCGTGGCACGTGACCCGCTTGCACCGGTGATCGAGGGTCGCCGGGCGCTCAGGCGGTTCCGCCTGTCGCACCACCAGCGGCCGGGCATTCGGGCGAGCGGCACTAGCACCCGTCTCCGCGTCGGCCGGTGGGGGATTTGTCACCCGTGGGCGGAGTTCCGCGTGGCCGCCCGGGGGGGTGAGACGTTCCGGTAGTCTCGCCCGCATGGCCACGGACAGCCACCTCCGGTTCGCCCTCGCCGCTCACGAGGCCCTCGGTGCCGAGGGCGGGAACAGCTGTTTCTCGCCGTATTCGGTGGCCAGTGCGCTGACCCTCGCCGCGCTCGCCGCGCGCGGGCGGACCCGGGATGAGCTGGTCGCCCTGCTGGGGGACCAGACCGCCCTCCTCAAGGAAGCCGCTCAGCTCGTCGAGGAGCGGGGTGAGCAGCCCGAACTGGCCGTCGCCAACACCCTGTGGGCCGACGACCGGCTCCCGCTCGAGGACTCCTTCAAGAGCGAGCTCGCCGGGTGGCCCGGGGCGGCCGTCGCCAGTGCGCCCTTCGAGAAGGAACCCGAAGCCGCGCGGGCGCTGATCAACGACGATGTCGGGCGCACCACGCGGGGGCTGATCCCGCAGCTGCTGCCGCCCGGGTCGATCGACCGGGACGTCGCCGCCGTGCTGGTCAACGCGCTGTACCTGAAGGCCGCCTGGAAGCTGCCGTTCCGCGAGGCCAACACCTCCGACGCGCCCTTCCACGCGCCGTCGGGCACCCGGGACGTGCCGACCATGTGGCTCAGCGAGAGCGTCGGCTACGCGCACGCGGACGGCTGGCAGGCCGTGCAGCTGGCGGCGGGCGGCGGGCTGCAGGCCGTCGTGCTGCTGCCCGACGGCGACCTCGCCGACGCCGAAGCCGCGCTCGACCAGGCGAAGCTGGCGGGCCTGCTCGGCGAGATCCGCTTCAAGCCGGTGGAGCTCGCGCTCCCGAAAGTTTCACTCGACGTGCCCAGCTCGCTGACCGCCGTGCTGCGCGGCCTGGGCGTGCGCACCATGTTCGGCGACGAAGCCGACCTCTCCGGGCTTTCTCCGGACCCGCGGCTGACCGTCTCCGAAGTGCTTCACCAAGCCGTGCTGCGCGTCGACGAACAAGGGTTCGAGGGGGCCGCGGCGACCGCGCTGACGATGCGGCTCACCTCGATGATCATCGACGAACCGGTCGCCGTGGCGGTGGACCGGCCGTTCCTGCTGCTGGTCCGGCACGCCGCCACGGGTGCCCTCTACTTCTTCGCCAGGGTGGTCGAACCGTGAGCTTGAAGTCCGAAGCCGTCCCCGAGCTCGTCCCGCCCGCCCCCGAAGCACCCACCGGCCCGAAACGCTGGGCGTGGCAGGACACCGCCATCGGCGGCGGCTACCTGCTCTTCACGATCCTGCTCTACAACGGGCTCTGGTTCGACCTCAAGCGCGGCTACCTCTGGAACGGCGCGTCCGACCAGAGCCAGTGGGAGTGGTACTCCACGGTCGTCGCGAAGTCCGTGCTGCACTTCCAGAACCCGTTCACCACGGACCTGCAGAACTACCCGGACGGCGTGAACATGGCGGCGAACGCCGCGATGTTCGGCCTGAACATCCCGCTCGCGCCGATCACGCTGACCTTCGGCGCGACGCTCACCTGGGCCATCGTGCTGACCGCGGGCCTCGCCGGCACCGCGTTCGGCTGGTACTGGGTGTTTTCGCGCCACCTGGTGCCGAACCGGACCGCGGCCGCGATCGGCGGTGCCTTCTGCGGCTTCGCCCCGCCGATGATCTCGCACGGCAACGCGCACCCGAACTTCGTCGTGCTGTTCGTGCTGCCGTTCATCGCCCTCAAGACCATCCAGATCGCGCACGGCGAACGCCCGGTGCGCAACGGGATCGTGCTCGGCGTCCTCGTCGCGTGGCAGATCCTGCTCGGTGAGGAACCGCTGGCGATCTTCGCGCTCACCTTCCTCGTCTTCGTGGTCTCCTACCTCATCCCGCGCCGCGCGGAAATCCGCGGCATGCTGGCGCCGCTGGGCAAGGGCGTCGGCATCGGCGCGGTGGTCGCGCTGCTGATCGCCGGATTCCCGTTGTACTGGCAGTTCTTCGGCCCGTACAGCTTCCACTCCCTCCTGCACGGTTCGGCGGGCAACGACACCGCGGCCCTCACGCGCTTCGCGACGCAGTCGATCGCCGGCAGCCCGGAAGCCGCCGCGGACGTCTCGATGAACCGCACCGAGGAGAACGCGTTCTTCGGCTGGCCGCTGATCGTGCTCATGGTCGTGCTCACGATCTGGCTGTGGCGCGACGTCGTCGCGCGAGCGCTCGCGATCACGATGTACGTGATGGCCTTCCTGTCGCTGGGGGTCGAAATCACGGTGGCGCACGAGGACACCGGCGTCCCCGGGCTGTGGAAGTGGCTGGGCCAGCTGCCGCTGCTGGACTCGCTGATCGAGTCGCGGCTCGCGATGGGCTGCATCCCCGTGGTCGGTGGGCTCCTGGCGATCGCGACGCACCGCGTCTGGACGGCGGCGGCCGAGCTGCCGCAACCGCTCGACGATAAACCGCGCTTCCCGCTGAAGATGCTCTGGGTCGGCGCCGTCGTCGCCGTGCTGCTGCCGATCGCGCCGACGGAGCTGGTGACGCACCAGCGCCCGCTTTCGCCGCCGTTCTTCGCCGACGGTATCTGGCGCCAGTACATCGCTCCCGGTGGCTCGCTGGTGCCCGTCCCGCTGCCGAGCACCGGCGAGGCCGAGCCGCTGCACTGGCAGGTCGACGCCGGTCTCGGCTACCC is a genomic window of Amycolatopsis lexingtonensis containing:
- a CDS encoding deoxyguanosinetriphosphate triphosphohydrolase encodes the protein MGYTEHDTARLLPEPAKAAALPGARADGRSAFSRDRARVLHSAALRRLAGKTQVVGPGEGAEVTGVPRTRLTHSLEVAQIGRGIAEELGADPDLVDTAGLAHDIGHPPFGHNGERALDQVAAACGGFEGNAQTIRILTRLEPKLLGPDGAPAGLNLTRACLDATTKYPWPRKPGTAKYGVYPDDTAVFAWFREGAPEERTCLEAQIMDWADDVAYSVHDVEDGVLAGRIKLRVLAHPDERAAVAEAAAKHFSSQSVSTLENAATELLALPAVAALAEAEPDGSPGAQVALKRLTSELVGRFTTAAVTGTRAAFGTSPLSRYRARLAVPEQVAAEVALLKALALRYVMSDRRRLAMQEGQRELLAELVHALARRAPESLDPLFVPAWNAAKDDAGLLRVVIDQVASLTDAQAHVWYSWHVTRLHR
- a CDS encoding response regulator transcription factor; translation: MIRVLLADDQAMVRGALATVLGLESDIEVVGQVGSGDEVVAAAREAKPDVALLDVQMPGKDGLEAAADLRAALPSCRVIICTTFGRPGYLARAMAAGAAGFVVKDAPPEQLVEAVRRVHSGLRVVDPALAAESLATGASPLTGRELDVLREAKDGATVADVARALHLSEGTVRNHLSAAIGKTGARTRAEAVRVAEERGWL
- a CDS encoding glycosyl transferase, which gives rise to MSLKSEAVPELVPPAPEAPTGPKRWAWQDTAIGGGYLLFTILLYNGLWFDLKRGYLWNGASDQSQWEWYSTVVAKSVLHFQNPFTTDLQNYPDGVNMAANAAMFGLNIPLAPITLTFGATLTWAIVLTAGLAGTAFGWYWVFSRHLVPNRTAAAIGGAFCGFAPPMISHGNAHPNFVVLFVLPFIALKTIQIAHGERPVRNGIVLGVLVAWQILLGEEPLAIFALTFLVFVVSYLIPRRAEIRGMLAPLGKGVGIGAVVALLIAGFPLYWQFFGPYSFHSLLHGSAGNDTAALTRFATQSIAGSPEAAADVSMNRTEENAFFGWPLIVLMVVLTIWLWRDVVARALAITMYVMAFLSLGVEITVAHEDTGVPGLWKWLGQLPLLDSLIESRLAMGCIPVVGGLLAIATHRVWTAAAELPQPLDDKPRFPLKMLWVGAVVAVLLPIAPTELVTHQRPLSPPFFADGIWRQYIAPGGSLVPVPLPSTGEAEPLHWQVDAGLGYPMPEGYFVGPTSADDRRGRYGAVPRPTSDLFAEVERTGQAANITEADRTLALADLRYWKADVLVVGPRQNQEALKSTVELLLRKPAEFVGGVWIWDVRALTP
- a CDS encoding serpin family protein; amino-acid sequence: MATDSHLRFALAAHEALGAEGGNSCFSPYSVASALTLAALAARGRTRDELVALLGDQTALLKEAAQLVEERGEQPELAVANTLWADDRLPLEDSFKSELAGWPGAAVASAPFEKEPEAARALINDDVGRTTRGLIPQLLPPGSIDRDVAAVLVNALYLKAAWKLPFREANTSDAPFHAPSGTRDVPTMWLSESVGYAHADGWQAVQLAAGGGLQAVVLLPDGDLADAEAALDQAKLAGLLGEIRFKPVELALPKVSLDVPSSLTAVLRGLGVRTMFGDEADLSGLSPDPRLTVSEVLHQAVLRVDEQGFEGAAATALTMRLTSMIIDEPVAVAVDRPFLLLVRHAATGALYFFARVVEP
- a CDS encoding sensor histidine kinase, which produces MAKRRFGLNSKESWWEDPLPDAGRRGGPKGLRWSVMSVVFLLPFLVPVTRSLLAEPGVSVQAVLTGLLIYSYALCYAVLPFFFQRERPVKLAFGITMNVLGVATLATTSASAFVLLYGTAVLVFLLPAAWSVLLDVGALAAGAVVLLLESRFLADYGDLITVGSVTLAMFFMANLVRAVRRLERANEEIATLAVANERQRVARDLHDLLGHSLTTITVKAGLARRVLESSGDIPRTVEEIREIESLTRSALSDVRATVSEYREVSLSAELVGARAALRAAEIDADLPHAVDNVRPELQNTFGYVLREAVTNVLRHSGAKHVKVRLGDTWLEIEDDGRATDVVAGNGLRGLSERLAAVGGALRTSVRPGGGLLVRAEVPQPEPRAAAPAVRAEPAGGLA
- a CDS encoding YdcF family protein — protein: MGTAERTKPSLANWARRIALGVVLVVVALVGGTAFRVWQVARQNDRTPADVIVVLGAAQYNGRPSDIYAARLVKAKQLYDAGVAKTIVTAGGKKAEDNFTEARAGQLWLTRHGVPASATLAVGEGSDTLRSLRAVAQQVEARDWHTAVLVSDPWHSFRARTMAGDLGLDAWTAPTHSGPIVQERVTQVRYIVRETGALLYYRLTKTPADDLFATFLG